From the Neobacillus sp. PS3-34 genome, the window AAGATGCTGAATTTGCTTGGCGATGACTAGATTGCTTGTTGATTGTTTTGGCTGAATCGTTCGCTTGGCCTGCTTGTTGGCTATCCGCAATTCCGCATCCAGCGAGTGCAATGGAAACACTCAAAACCATAACGCTGATTTTATGTTTAAACATTATCTATTAATCCTCCCATCATAATTATTGTTACCTTAATTAGACTGTTTTTTTTGCAGAATGTTACACTTTGATTTATTTTTTTTAGTGACTGTCTCGTCTCGAAATTTGTCGGAAAATAGTTAATCAAACGTTTGATTGAATGGGCGTAAGAGTTTGGTATATATGAATTTAAAGAATGAAAAGTGACAGGCACCTTCCAGAGAACTGGAAGGTGCCTGTCACTATTTTCTTTCTGCGGTTGACTCTCTGACGATTAATTTGGTTGGCAGGAGGATTTCGTGTATTGGTTCGTTTTTGTGGTCGATCCTCCAGCAGAGCTGCTCGACTGCTTTTGTGCCGAAGTAGGTTAGGTCGATGTCCATGGTTGTGATTTTAGGTGTTGCGATTTGTGACAGTTGTCCATTGTCAAAGCTGCAAACAGAGGCGTCTGCAGGTACCTTGAAGCCTTTTAGCTGCAGGACGGAGTTGACGATGAAGCCGTGGCCATCGTTCACGCAAAACCAGGCGGAAGGCATCGTTTTGAGATTTTCGATATTCTGGTTCATTTCCTCCTGAACTTCCTTTGCGCTTGTAAACAGGAATTCTTGAGTTGGTTCAATTCCGTGCTTTTTTAACGCGAGAAGGTAGCCCTCAAACCGTTCCTGGTAGCTTGGAGAAAAATCTATATCACCTACAAAGGCAATGTCACGATGTCCCAATCCGATTAAGTGCTCGACAGCTGTGAAGGCGCCGTAACGGTTATTCGTCAGAATCGAATCGGCCTGCAAATACGGTGAGTGGTGATCGATCAGGACCGTGGGAATACCTGTGTTGATGATTTTTGAAATGTAATCTGTACTGATATGAGACAGAATTAAAATTCCATCGATTTGATGATTGGTTAACAGAGAAGGCAGAATCAATTTCTCCTTTGATTCGCTGTTTATCGATTCGATAAATAAATTCATGCCACGTTCCCTGAGCTCTTTTTCAATACTTAAATAAATTGCGCCGAAGAAGCTTTTAAGAGAAAAAGCAAATTCAGAAGCGATCAAGGCGATATTTTTCGGTGCTGTTTTTTCCAATTGCTTTTGCTTGCGGCCAGTTGCATATTGGTAACCCAATTCATCGGCTGCTTGTTGGACAAGACGCCTTGTTTCCTCGCTAACCCCCGGCTTTCCCGACAATGCCTGGGAAACAGAGTTCTTTGAGATATTGAGCCGGTCTGCTATATCCTGCATCGATACTTTCTTTTCCATCTATATTTTCTCCCTTTATATGAAGTAAACTTATTTGTCATCTTGTAATGTAATTATATTGTAACGTTACAACATTGACATTACAATAGCGCTTTTATTTTAAAATCACGGAAATTTTTCGTTAATAATGTTAATTTTTCATGAATTATCGTTTGACATTACGGAAATAAGGTGTAATAATGTGTTTGTAACGTAAATAAACACATTACAAAATATATTTGTAATTATAGAATAGCGCATTGGTTTTTTCAAAAAAGAAACTCTATCTATTATTTTACTTTTTTTAAAAGAAAATGATAGCGCTATCAACTATTTCTTTTTAGTAGATTCATATTTTTTAGCTGCATTGCTTCTTCAGCTTGAAGAATGGGAAAGATATTCATATTCGGAGGGATTTAGGATGAAAATTAAAAAAGTGACATCCATGCTGTTTGCGGCTTCACTTACTGTCTCTGGGCTAGCTGGCTGTTCGACAGGAAATGGTGATTCCAATACTGCAGGCACCAAAAACGGTGTAACAACGATTGAATTCTGGGCTGCTCCAAACCCGACACAGCAGGTATATTGGAAGGAAGTCGCGGACGAATTTACAAAGGAAAATCCAAAAATCAAAGTAAATGTAAGCCCAATGAAGGAAAGCCCAACATCTGAGGCAGGCATCCAATCCGCAATCGCCGGAAAAAGTGCTCCAACGATGTCTGAAAATATCAACCGTGGTTTTGCAGCACAATTATCCGATAGTAAAGCGCTTGTCCCATTAGACACATTAGATGGATGGGATAAGGTGAAGAAAGCCCGTAATATGGAAAATACAATGAAGGGCTGGAAGTTTGCTGACGGCCACCAATATGTATTGCCAATCTACTCAAACGCGATGTTGTTTGGCTGGAGACTCGACATCCTGAAGGAGCTTGGATTCAACGAGCCGCCAAAAACATACAGCGAAATGCTGGACGTAGCGAAGAAATTGAAAGCTAAATATCCTGACAAATATGTTTGGGCAAAAGCGGATCTTGCTGACCCGACTGCATGGAAGAGATGGTTTGACTTCTTCATGCTGTATGATGCAGCATCAAACGGCAACAAGTTTGTAGAAGGAAGCAAATTCACTGGTGATGATAAAGCAGGGAAACAGATTCTTGGCTTCGTCGATGACCTTCGCAAGGAAGACGCTTTGATGACTAGACAGGCAAAGGATCCGTTTGAAAGCGGACTTGGAATCTTCTCTGATATTGGCCCTTGGACAATTGGCTACTGGAAAGACAAGTTCCCAAATATGAAATTGAACGAAACGTATACATTGGCATTGCCGCCGGTTCCAGATGGCGCGGATACTACTAATGTTCATACGTTTGCAGATACAAAAGGATTAGTTATTTATGCTTCAGCAACAAAGGAACAGCAAAAAGCAGCGATGAAGTTCATCAACTGGGTATACTCAAATCCTGAAAACGATTTGAAGTGGCTTGAAAAGACGAATCTGCCGCCTGCCCGTGATGATTTGACAACTAACGACTCATTTAAAGCGTTCTTTGATAAAAATCCGGCATTGCAGCCATATGCTGCAGCAGTACCAAATGGAATTCCGCCAATGGATAACTCGAAATACAATGATCTTCAAACTCTAATCGGCCAACAGGCATTCAATCCAGTTGTTAAGGGTGAAAAGGATCCGAAAACCGCATGGAAGGATATGCAGAAGGCAATTGAGGGGGCTCTCAAGTAATGAGACCAAAGAATGGAAGGTTGGGCTGGCTTTTTGCCAGTCCTTATCTTATATATGCACTCGTTTTTTTCTTAATACCGCTTATATGGTCGCTTTTTCTATCGATGACAGATTGGAATTTAATCGCACCAACCTTTAATTTTACAGGCTTGAAAAATTATATGGATGCTCTTCATAGCCCTGGGGTACAGGCAGCATTTTTCGTCACCTTTAAATTCATGGGGGTATTTGTTCCGTTGGTTATTGCGTCATCACTAATAGTGGCGTTAATCATTCATGGATTACCGAAATTTAAAGGATTGTTTTTAATCGGCTTTTTCCTCCCTTATTTAGCATCAGGCGTTGTATCGTCGCTAATCGTAAAAGGGATTTTGTCTTACAACAGCCCGGTAAATGAATTTTTACGAAAATCGTTTGGGCTGGACATTGACTGGCTTGGAAAGCCATTTGCCGCACTATTTGTGGTAGCGTTGATTATCGCCTGGAAATTCACAGGCTATTACGCGCTTATTTTAACATCCGGCTTTGAAAGCATTAGTACGGAAGTATATGAAGCAGCGATGATTGATGGGGTAACCCCAGCACAGCGTTTTTGGAAAATTACCCTCCCGCTTCTATATCCGGCTTTATATACAGTGTTGATTTTATCGATTGGTGTTACGTTTGGTATTTTCACCGAAGTGTACCAATTGACTGGCGGGGGACCAAATTTTGCAACGAATACATGGCAGATGGAGATTTTTACCCGTGCCTTCACGAATCTTCAGGCTGGCTATGCTTCAGCCGTTGCTATTATCGCTTCTGTCGTGACGTTTATTTCAATTTTTATCATTCGAAAACTGTTAGAAATGTGGGGGAAACGAAATGGCTGGGTCTAAGAAAAAGGGATTATGGTTTCGCTACCTGTTAGCGATTGCTCTCTTACTCATTATGATTTTTCCCTATCTATATATGGTACTAAGCTCGTTTGCTGTTTGGGACCAAGTCGATAAGACGCTGATTCCGACACATTATAGTTTGAAATCGTATCAATGGCTTTTGAGCGGTGGAGAATCGGTGATTCCAAGGCCGTGGATCCATGCGTTTTTTAACAGCTTTGTCGTGTCAGGTGTTTCTACTTTATTAATGATGGTCACCGGGGTAATGGTTGCCTATGCCCTAGCAAAAATGCCGTTTAAAGGAAGAGATACAGTCAACAACGTGATTTTATTCCAGATGTTCTTCCCGGCGATTATCCTGTTGATTCCAACGTTCCTTGTGATTCAAAGACTTGGAATGTACGACTCTTACTGGGGAATGATTTTGCCAAAGGCGATGAGCTTATGGGCGGTCTTCATGTATACGAACTTCTTTAAGGGAATCCCGGATACATTTATTGAAGCGGCCAAGCTTGATGGTGCGAGTGATTTGCAGATTATGTTCAAAATCGTTCTGCCAATGTCTAAATCGATTACGACTGTCATTTTCCTATTCCTGTTCATGGAAAGATGGACAGAGCTATTGTGGGATATGTTAGTGACGAAGAGTGATGGCATGTTGACGCTGAATGTTCTACTGTCACAAATGTTCGGCCCATACGGCGGCTATCCAGGCCAATGTACGCTGCATCCGTGTTATTGACACTTCCGATTATCATTATCTTCTTGATTTTCTCGAAGAAATTCCAGGAAGGCATGCAGTTTACGCTTAAATAGGTTCTTGGGAATAGGTAGGGTTCTCGATCTGCGAGGTCCGGCGAAATTATGATGGAATCCCGCGAGAAAAATCGTGAAACTGGCGAGATTAATCTGGATTCCGGCGAGATAAGTGGAGATTTCGCGTGACGAACAGTGAATTTGCGGGTGTTCGGCGATAGAAATCGAGAATCCGGCGAGAATATCCGGAGATCAAGCGAGATCCGGCGCTGATATTCGCTCACGTTGTTAGAAGCCGAGTTCACTACACTTATTTTCGGAAAAAAACCATAATTGCTGCCCTTCCAGCTGCGCATGGAAGGGTTTCAGCCAAAACTTGGCCCGGACGAGAGATATGAACACGAAACGGGTAGGGAGAACGCAATATGCTACCTTTGCCACCGGGCCAAGCAGGTAATCGGACCTTGAAAAGGTGCTCGGGCGAAATAAGTGGTGATTCAGGCGAAATACATCGTGAATCCGGCGAGATAAATCGTGAAACGCGCGAAATAAATGTGGATTCCGGCGAGATTAGTTGGGATTTCGCTCGTTGAATAGTGAATCTGCGGGTGTTCGGCGAAATACATCGTGAATCCGGCGAGATAAATCGTGAAACGCGCGAAATAAATGTGGATTCCGGCGAGATTAGTTGGGATTTCGCTCGTTGAATAGTGAGTCTGCGGGTGTTCGGCGAAATACATCGTGAATCCGGCGAAATAAATCGGAAAACCCGCGAAATAAATCGGAAAACCCGCGAAATAAATCGTGAAACCCGCGAAATAAATAAGAAAACCGGCGAAATCCGTGGGCATCCCGCTCGTTGAATAGTGAATCTGCGGCGGTTCGGCGAAATAAAGCGTAAATCCCGCGATATAAACAGGCAAACCCGCGAGATAATTCGAGAATCCCGCGAAAAAACACAAAACGAAGATAGTTAAGAAGCAAAACCTCGAAGCTGGGAGTTCTGATACATGGCTAAATGGTGGCAACAATCGGTTTTTTATGAAATTTATATGCCGAGCTTTATGGACGGCAATGGTGATGGGATCGGCGATTTTGCCGGGATTACCTCGAAGCTCGATTATTTAAAGGGTTTGGGGATTGATGGACTGTGGCTTACTCCCTTTTATCCATCTCCGAAAGTGGATAATGGCTATGATATTGCCGATTACAATGAAATCGACGCCGATTACGGGACGATGGAGGATTTTGAAACTTTTATAAAAGAAGCTCACCAGCGTGGCATGAAGGTGATTGCCGATTTGGTCCTGAACCATACGTCTTCTGAGCATCGGTGGTTCCAGGAGTCGAGGTCCAGCAAGGATCATCCGAAGCGGGATTGGTATATCTGGCGTGATGAACCGAATAATTGGGAATCGTTCTTTGGCGGTACGGCATGGGAATATGACGAGGCGACAAACCAGTATTACTACCATGCGTTTGCGAAGGAACAGGTCGATTTAAATTGGCCAATCCTGAAGTGAAGCATGCCATGTTTGATGTGATGAAGTTTTGGCTTGAAAAGGGAGTTGACGGCTTCCGCCTTGATGTCATCAATTTCCTAAAGGTAAATGATTCGTTTATTGATAATCCTTTGGATGAGGAAAAAAATGAACAAAACCATTTGTACGATAAAGACCAAGAAGGAATTTTAACGATTATTGAAGAGATTGCGGAGTTTGTCCATCAATATCCTGATAAATTCCTTGTTGGCGAGGTGGGTTCGGACGATCTTGAGATTCTAAAGCAATATTCTGGCCTTCATAAACTGGATGTAGTGTTTAATTTTAATATCGGAAGTATCGGCGAGTTCGATGCTGATGTGCTTTATCAGCAGTTGCTGGCGACGGACGAAAACTATGATGAACATCAAGTGCCGACATTGTTCTTCTCCAGCCATGATATGTCGCGGTTTATATCCCGGTTTGGCGGAGATGAGGACCGGGCTAGACTGGTTGCGGCCTTGATGCTTACGGCTAAAGGCGTTCCGTTCTTATATTATGGCGATGAAATCGGGATGAGAGATTGGATTACCGACGATATCGAAAAAATGAAGGATGTCCAGGGGCTGATGGGGTATCAACTGGCGCTGGAATCCGGAAAATCGCATGAAGAAGCATTGGTGATCGCCAATGAAAAGAGCCGTGATAAGTCCCGGACCCCGATGCAATGGAATTCGGGAAAACAGGTTGGTTTTTCAGAGGGAACGCCGTGGATTACGATTCCGGATGGTGCTGTGAACGTGAATGTGACGGACCAGGAAAATGATCCGGAGTCGATGCTTTCTTTTTATAAAAAATTGCTGAAGCTTCGGAAGGAACATGCTGCGTTGAGCATGGGTGAGTATGAGTATTTACGGAATGATGAGGGTATGATCACTTTCGTTAAAAAAGATCAGGATGAAAGAATACGAGTTATGTTGAATTTTAGTGACCAGCCGCGAGCTCTGGAGGTTAGTCCGGATGCAGAGCTGTTGCTAGCGACCAAACAGACGAGTTTTGAGAGCGGGAAGATATTCGAGAATGAAGCGATGATTATAAAGGAGGACTTGTGAGATGGCCGTTTTAACGAAGGGGAAGGTTAAAACCTGCGAACAGCTTTTAGAGGAATTCACCGCAACACCTGCTAATCCAGAGAAAATTGTTTTCTCCGGGATTGGTGAAAGAGATGTCTACAATATTTCGGCACCGTTTGAAGATGAAGGGGAGCTTGTGATCGCGGGACGCGTTGAATCACGTGACAGTGAACACTCCGATGTATACTTCTTTGTTGAGCGTGACGGTGAGTGGGTTCCGAGAGAACAAGCACCTGTTTTCGCCTTGCAGGATCCATTTTTCACCGTGATAGCAGGGGAGCTTGTTTTGGGAGGAGTGCAGATTTTTCCTCACCCAACGCAAGAAGGAGCACTTGGCTGGAGAACGGTGTTTTATAAGGGGAAATCCATTTCCGGCTTGCAGGAGTTTGCAAAGGGTCCGGACGGAATGAAGGACCTGCGCCTGATTGAGCTGAAGGATGGAAGCATTGGGGTGCTGACAAGGCCGCAAGGTGAAAAAGGCGGCAGAGGAAAAATCGGCTGGACGCGAATTTCTTCGTTGGCGGGGTTGACGATTGATGTGATCGACGAAGCGCCATTGCTGGAAGGGCAGTTTATAGAAGAAGAATGGGGCGGAGCAAACGAGCCACATCTGTTAGCAAATGGCCTTGTTGGAGTGTTAGGGCATGTTGCGAATTTTGACAGTGAAGGCAACCGTCATTATTATCCAATGGTATTTGCGCTTAATCCGGAAACTGGGGAATTTTCCGATATCGAGTTAATTGCGACAAGAAGCCATTTCCTACCTGGTCCATCGAAGCGCCCTGATTTAATTGATGTGGTGTTTAGCGGCGGCTTGGTACGGAAGCCTGATGGGACGGCAGATATGTATGCAGGAATTAGTGATGCTGAAGCACAGAAAATTACGATAAACGATCCGTTTTTACAATACGAGCGGTAAAGGGGAGCATGCAAAATGAATGTATACAGATATGAACAGAACCCATTGGTCACACCGGCAGATGTGAAGCCGCACCGGGCGGATTTTGAAGTCATTGGCGCCTTCAATGCAGGGGTTACAACCTATAATGATGAAATCATCATGCTTCTTCGTGTGGCGGAGCGCCCGATTAGCGAGGATGCGAATGTGGTTAAAGCACCTATCTATAACCCACAGACAAATGAACTTGAGATTCTGGAATTTAACTTGAATGACACGGATTATGATTTTTCTGATCCGCGTGTGATTAGGGAAAACGGCTCGACACAGGGCTTTAAGTATTTAACTTCCCTATCGTATTTGCGTATTGCACGAAGCAAGGATGGCCACCAATTCACGATTGATGAAAAGCCGTTTATTTATCCGTCTAATGAGTTAGAGACTTTTGGTATTGAAGACCCGCGAATTACGAAAATAGAAGATACGTATTATATCTATTTTAGTGCCGTTTCACCGGTGGGGGTTGGGGAATCGATGGTTTCCACAAAGGACTTTGTGGCGACCGAACATCTTGGAATGATTTTTGCGCCGGAAAATAAGGACGTGTTAATTTTCCCGGAAAAAATAAATGGGATGTATTATGCGATCCACCGTCCGGTGCCGAAAAGTACGGGCAATCCGGAAATGTGGATTGCGGAATCTCCAAATCTTTTACATTGGGGAAATCATAAATTTTTACTAGGCTTGCGTGACGGTATGTGGGATAGCGGCCGCATGGGCGGAGGAGCTGTTCCGATCAAAACGGAAAAGGGCTGGCTTGAGCTTTATCATGGCGCATCGAAGGATGATCGCTATTGCATGGGCGCTGTGCTGCTGGATTTAGAGGATCCAACGAAGGTACTTGCACGCACAGATAAACCGATTCTTGAACCGGAAGCTGATTATGAAGTGGAAGGCTTCTTCGGAAACGTCGTCTTTTCATGCGGCGCGGTTGTTGAAGGCGATGTTGTTAAAATGTATTACGGTGTAGCCGATACGTCCATGGCCTGTGCTGAATTAAGCCTGCAGGAAATATTGGATTCATTGACTTATCTAAAATAAAGAACTTTTTGAGTGCCAAAATCAGGTTGACGATTTTGGCCTTTTATCTTCATTTAGAAATAAGGCAGGTGAGGTTTCCATGAAACTGAATGACAACTGGAAATTACGGCAATTTGATGTAGGGGCGGCCGGGACCTTGAGGTGGCTTCTCTTGAGTATATTGATTATTTTTGGATGACCGCCTCTGTGCCTGGTGATGTCCATTCAACCTTGATTGATCGAAAGCTGATTGAAGATCCCTTTTACGGACACAATGACCTGAAATGCCAATGGGTGGAGGAAAAGGTTTGGTGGTATCGCAGCACGTTTGAATTCAATGAAGATATTCATAAAAATGATCGCTATGAGCTGATTTTCGAGGGATTGGATACGTTTGCTACTGTTTATCTGAACGGTGTCGAGCTTGGATCCACGGAGAATATGTTTATTAGCCACAGCTTTGAAGTAGCCCGTGAGCTGAAAAAGGGGAAAAATGTCCTGGCAGTAAAATTTGACCCGGTCCATGTTCATGTGAAGGATAAAGTGCAATATTACTGGTCGGGGTTTAGCAAAAAACGAATCTGGACGCGGAAAGCCCAAAGCCATTACGGCTGGGATTGGGGCCACGCTTGGTTGCGGCAGGGATTTGGAAGGATGTCCATTTAGAGAAACGGACACTTGCCAAAATTGATCATGTTTTTGCGAAAACAGTATCGATTTCTCCTGACAAAGCGATTGTAGAAGTGGAGATTGATATTGAGAAGTTAAATAGAGAAATGACTTTTGAAGTCTGTGCCAGCCTAATGTACGGGGATGAAAGTTTTTGGCCAGGGTAAAAGTGGACGGCAAAAAAGCAACCGCTGTGCTGGAAGTGGTAGATCCAAAGCTATGGTGGACACATGATATTGGAACGCCGCATCTTTATGAGCTTAAAGTGGAATTGTTTGCTGATGGCGAAGTGGTTGAAGATCGTCGTGAAGATTTTGGTATTAGAACGATTGAAGTAAGGCAGACGGATGAAGCGGGGAATCACAGCTTTACGTTTGTTTTAAATGGAGAAAAGGTGTTTGCGAAGGGTGCCAATTGGATTCCGATTGATAGCTTCATAGGAGCCGTGCCGGATTCCCGCTACAAGCATTTAATCAGGATGTCAAAGGACGCCAATATGAATATGCTGCGCGTCTGGGGCGGCGGAATCTATGAAAAAGATGTGTTTTATGAAGAGTGCAATCGGCTTGGAATACTAGTCTGGCAGGATTTCATGTTTTCCTGCGCCCTTTATCCAGACTACAATAAAAACTTTATGGCGAACGTCCGCGAGGAAATTACTCATGTCGTAAAGCGGCTGCGCAATCATCCTTGCCTGGCATTATGGTGCGGAAACAATGAGAATGACTGGCTCTATGAAGCTCTGGCTTCTTCAGGGGAAATTCCGCATCCTTTTTACGGCGAAAAAATCTATCATGAATTGATGCCGGAATTATTGCAGGAACTCGATCCGACCCGGCTGTTTTGGCCAAGCTCGCCATTTGGCGGGAATGACCACAACTCAAGGGAACAGGGTGACTCGCATAACTGGCAGGTATGGCATGGGAATATTGAGCCGAGGGTGTTCGGCGAGCCCCAGAACGTCAACTATAGTATTGAAGGCGTGTCCTTTAAAAATTTTAAAAATGATACAACACTCTTTGCCAGTGAGTTTGGGATGCATGCTTCCTCCAACCGCTATACATTGGAACGAAATATCCCGCAGGAACAATTTTTCTGGGGAAGCGAAGAAATGGCGTACCGCAACAAGGATATCCACCATCCAAAAGGAATACTGTTGATGGAAGGGTACACGGGAACTCCGAAGGATTTGGATGAGTACATTTCTTTTTCGATGTTAACGCAGGCAGAGGGATTGAAATATGGAATCGAGCATTATCGCAGGAATAAGCCGCATACGAGCGGGGCGTTGTTTTGGCAGCTGAACGATTGCTGGCCGGGCACAAGTTGGTCGGTCATCGATTATTATTTATTGCCGAAGGCTTCCTATCATTATGCAAGAAAATTCTACAGTCCGGTTCTATTAACGCTTGATCATGAGCCTGGAAAAGAAATCAACGTCTGGGTTGTGAATGACCGATTAGAATCGTATCAGGATGAAATTGAACTTGCTGTATACCATTTCAGCGGCGAAAAAGTGTTTTCAAAGCAATGGCAGGTTTCAATCGAAGCCAATGTAGCGAAGCAAGTCGCTGCCGTCCTGGAGGGAGAAGCGTTAAACGGGCTTCCGCCGGAAGAGGCTGTTATGGCCATCCGTTCAAAAGACTATGAAAATATCTATTATTTCCGTGACCAAAAGGATTTAAGATTTGGAGAAGCGGAATTGCGGGTGGAGGTCAACCGCGAGAGTAACGAACTGTCCGTTTCTAGC encodes:
- a CDS encoding extracellular solute-binding protein; this encodes MKIKKVTSMLFAASLTVSGLAGCSTGNGDSNTAGTKNGVTTIEFWAAPNPTQQVYWKEVADEFTKENPKIKVNVSPMKESPTSEAGIQSAIAGKSAPTMSENINRGFAAQLSDSKALVPLDTLDGWDKVKKARNMENTMKGWKFADGHQYVLPIYSNAMLFGWRLDILKELGFNEPPKTYSEMLDVAKKLKAKYPDKYVWAKADLADPTAWKRWFDFFMLYDAASNGNKFVEGSKFTGDDKAGKQILGFVDDLRKEDALMTRQAKDPFESGLGIFSDIGPWTIGYWKDKFPNMKLNETYTLALPPVPDGADTTNVHTFADTKGLVIYASATKEQQKAAMKFINWVYSNPENDLKWLEKTNLPPARDDLTTNDSFKAFFDKNPALQPYAAAVPNGIPPMDNSKYNDLQTLIGQQAFNPVVKGEKDPKTAWKDMQKAIEGALK
- a CDS encoding DUF1861 family protein is translated as MAVLTKGKVKTCEQLLEEFTATPANPEKIVFSGIGERDVYNISAPFEDEGELVIAGRVESRDSEHSDVYFFVERDGEWVPREQAPVFALQDPFFTVIAGELVLGGVQIFPHPTQEGALGWRTVFYKGKSISGLQEFAKGPDGMKDLRLIELKDGSIGVLTRPQGEKGGRGKIGWTRISSLAGLTIDVIDEAPLLEGQFIEEEWGGANEPHLLANGLVGVLGHVANFDSEGNRHYYPMVFALNPETGEFSDIELIATRSHFLPGPSKRPDLIDVVFSGGLVRKPDGTADMYAGISDAEAQKITINDPFLQYER
- a CDS encoding sugar ABC transporter permease, whose protein sequence is MRPKNGRLGWLFASPYLIYALVFFLIPLIWSLFLSMTDWNLIAPTFNFTGLKNYMDALHSPGVQAAFFVTFKFMGVFVPLVIASSLIVALIIHGLPKFKGLFLIGFFLPYLASGVVSSLIVKGILSYNSPVNEFLRKSFGLDIDWLGKPFAALFVVALIIAWKFTGYYALILTSGFESISTEVYEAAMIDGVTPAQRFWKITLPLLYPALYTVLILSIGVTFGIFTEVYQLTGGGPNFATNTWQMEIFTRAFTNLQAGYASAVAIIASVVTFISIFIIRKLLEMWGKRNGWV
- a CDS encoding glycoside hydrolase family 130 protein, with the protein product MNVYRYEQNPLVTPADVKPHRADFEVIGAFNAGVTTYNDEIIMLLRVAERPISEDANVVKAPIYNPQTNELEILEFNLNDTDYDFSDPRVIRENGSTQGFKYLTSLSYLRIARSKDGHQFTIDEKPFIYPSNELETFGIEDPRITKIEDTYYIYFSAVSPVGVGESMVSTKDFVATEHLGMIFAPENKDVLIFPEKINGMYYAIHRPVPKSTGNPEMWIAESPNLLHWGNHKFLLGLRDGMWDSGRMGGGAVPIKTEKGWLELYHGASKDDRYCMGAVLLDLEDPTKVLARTDKPILEPEADYEVEGFFGNVVFSCGAVVEGDVVKMYYGVADTSMACAELSLQEILDSLTYLK
- a CDS encoding LacI family DNA-binding transcriptional regulator → MEKKVSMQDIADRLNISKNSVSQALSGKPGVSEETRRLVQQAADELGYQYATGRKQKQLEKTAPKNIALIASEFAFSLKSFFGAIYLSIEKELRERGMNLFIESINSESKEKLILPSLLTNHQIDGILILSHISTDYISKIINTGIPTVLIDHHSPYLQADSILTNNRYGAFTAVEHLIGLGHRDIAFVGDIDFSPSYQERFEGYLLALKKHGIEPTQEFLFTSAKEVQEEMNQNIENLKTMPSAWFCVNDGHGFIVNSVLQLKGFKVPADASVCSFDNGQLSQIATPKITTMDIDLTYFGTKAVEQLCWRIDHKNEPIHEILLPTKLIVRESTAERK
- a CDS encoding alpha-glucosidase C-terminal domain-containing protein; protein product: MGEYEYLRNDEGMITFVKKDQDERIRVMLNFSDQPRALEVSPDAELLLATKQTSFESGKIFENEAMIIKEDL